Proteins encoded together in one Plutella xylostella chromosome 17, ilPluXylo3.1, whole genome shotgun sequence window:
- the LOC105398534 gene encoding myophilin, whose product MANNRAAKSGFAAEAQRKINSKYSEELAEECLEWVREITGQPEDVSGDMDNFYEVLKDGTLLCKLVNNIQPNMVKKINESKMAFKCMENINAFLEAARQLGVPAQETFQTVDLWERQNLNSVVICLQSLGRKAKNYGKPSIGPKEAEKNVRHFTEEQMRAGQGVISLQYGSNKGANQSGINFGNTRHM is encoded by the exons ATCAACAGCAAGTACAGCGAGGAGCTGGCCGAGGAGTGTCTGGAGTGGGTGCGCGAGATCACCGGCCAGCCCGAGGACGTGTCCGGCGACATGGACAACTTCTACGAGGTGCTGAAGGACGGCACGCTGCTTTGCAA ACTAGTAAACAACATCCAACCGAACATGGTGAAGAAGATAAACGAATCCAAGATGGCGTTCAAATGCATGGAGAACATCAACGCTTTCCTGGAGGCTGCGAGACAGCTGGGAGTGCCGGCGCAGGAGACCTTCCAGACTGTGGACCTGTGGGAGCGACAGAACCTCAACTCCGTGGTCATCTGCCTGCAGAGTCTGGGAAGGAAG GCGAAAAACTACGGCAAACCCTCGATAGGACCCAAAGAAGCTGAAAAGAACGTGCGCCACTTCACAGAAGAACAGATGAGAGCGGGTCAGGGGGTCATCTCACTCCAGTACGGGTCCAACAAGGGGGCCAACCAGAGTGGCATCAACTTCGGCAACACGAGGCATATGTAA
- the LOC105398480 gene encoding mitochondrial glycine transporter B isoform X1: MSQHSAAVTNGWAIDTTPPVDLPRSKDKENEYHPVIKAFLAGSFSGTFSTILFQPLDLVKTRLQNPGLNVAAAVNRIQPGMITIFANIVRQEHIIGLWRGMVPSVARCVPGVGLYFSSLHWLKGQLGKGRNEPLGAVEAVMLGVVARTMSGVALIPMTVIKTRFESGVYKYPSLTGALTAIYKAEGLRGLSCGLGPTLARDAPFSGLYLMFYTQAKQVAPKEWLQSPSTASFVHFTSGLLAGVAASLATHPADVLKTHMQLYPDKFPNAFSAAVYVHQTYGVRGYFKGAVPRMLRRTLMAAMAWTVFEEITRSIGLK, translated from the exons ATGTCGCAACATTCGGCCGCGGTTACGAACGGCTGGGCCATCGACACGACGCCGCCCGTTGACCTACCGAGGTCTAAAGATAAGGAGAACGAA TACCACCCGGTGATCAAGGCGTTTCTGGCCGGTTCCTTCTCTGGAACATTCAGCACCATCCTGTTCCAGCCGCTGGATCTCGTGAAGACCAGGCTGCAGAACCCGGGGCTCAATGTCGCCGCCGCTGTCAA CCGAATCCAGCCGGGAATGATCACGATCTTCGCGAACATCGTCCGGCAAGAGCACATCATCGGGCTATGGCGCGGCATGGTCCCGTCCGTGGCCCGCTGTGTGCCCGGAGTCGGCCTGTACTTCTCGTCGCTCCATTGGCTGAAAGGCCAGTTGGGAAAAGGCCGGAATGAGCCGCTTGGGGCGGTTGAAGCGGTCATGTTGGGCGTTGTGGCGAGGACCATGAGTGGGGTCGCGCTTATACCGATGACTGTTATTAAGACCAG ATTCGAATCCGGCGTCTACAAGTACCCCAGTCTGACCGGCGCCCTGACTGCCATCTACAAGGCGGAGGGTCTCCGCGGGCTGTCCTGCGGGCTCGGGCCGACGCTCGCGCGCGACGCGCCCTTCTCCGGGCTGTACCTCATGTTCTACACGCAGGCCAAGCAGGTCGCGCCTAAAG AATGGCTGCAATCCCCGAGCACAGCGAGCTTCGTCCACTTCACGAGCGGCTTGCTAGCGGGCGTGGCGGCGTCTCTGGCGACCCACCCCGCCGACGTGCTGAAGACTCACATGCAGTTGTACCCGGACAAGTTTCCGAACGCGTTCAGCGCCGCTGTTTATGTGCATCAG ACCTACGGTGTCCGCGGATACTTCAAAGGAGCGGTCCCGCGCATGTTGCGTAGAACTCTAATGGCGGCCATGGCTTGGACCGTATTCGAGGAGATAACCAGATCTATTGGCTTAAAATGA
- the LOC105398480 gene encoding mitochondrial glycine transporter B isoform X2, whose product MDIVANYHPVIKAFLAGSFSGTFSTILFQPLDLVKTRLQNPGLNVAAAVNRIQPGMITIFANIVRQEHIIGLWRGMVPSVARCVPGVGLYFSSLHWLKGQLGKGRNEPLGAVEAVMLGVVARTMSGVALIPMTVIKTRFESGVYKYPSLTGALTAIYKAEGLRGLSCGLGPTLARDAPFSGLYLMFYTQAKQVAPKEWLQSPSTASFVHFTSGLLAGVAASLATHPADVLKTHMQLYPDKFPNAFSAAVYVHQTYGVRGYFKGAVPRMLRRTLMAAMAWTVFEEITRSIGLK is encoded by the exons ATGGATATTGTTGCTAAT TACCACCCGGTGATCAAGGCGTTTCTGGCCGGTTCCTTCTCTGGAACATTCAGCACCATCCTGTTCCAGCCGCTGGATCTCGTGAAGACCAGGCTGCAGAACCCGGGGCTCAATGTCGCCGCCGCTGTCAA CCGAATCCAGCCGGGAATGATCACGATCTTCGCGAACATCGTCCGGCAAGAGCACATCATCGGGCTATGGCGCGGCATGGTCCCGTCCGTGGCCCGCTGTGTGCCCGGAGTCGGCCTGTACTTCTCGTCGCTCCATTGGCTGAAAGGCCAGTTGGGAAAAGGCCGGAATGAGCCGCTTGGGGCGGTTGAAGCGGTCATGTTGGGCGTTGTGGCGAGGACCATGAGTGGGGTCGCGCTTATACCGATGACTGTTATTAAGACCAG ATTCGAATCCGGCGTCTACAAGTACCCCAGTCTGACCGGCGCCCTGACTGCCATCTACAAGGCGGAGGGTCTCCGCGGGCTGTCCTGCGGGCTCGGGCCGACGCTCGCGCGCGACGCGCCCTTCTCCGGGCTGTACCTCATGTTCTACACGCAGGCCAAGCAGGTCGCGCCTAAAG AATGGCTGCAATCCCCGAGCACAGCGAGCTTCGTCCACTTCACGAGCGGCTTGCTAGCGGGCGTGGCGGCGTCTCTGGCGACCCACCCCGCCGACGTGCTGAAGACTCACATGCAGTTGTACCCGGACAAGTTTCCGAACGCGTTCAGCGCCGCTGTTTATGTGCATCAG ACCTACGGTGTCCGCGGATACTTCAAAGGAGCGGTCCCGCGCATGTTGCGTAGAACTCTAATGGCGGCCATGGCTTGGACCGTATTCGAGGAGATAACCAGATCTATTGGCTTAAAATGA
- the LOC105398481 gene encoding apyrase isoform X1, protein MYEYDIDDRNMKGTLRDWRKALRTPATYRVGNAVRVQPQFVLLMIIVGAFLLFLFYYNWWTGLSGHYPEHRWSQALRPYNATYPLSAPIVSNDIVTLKIGLVADLDTDSKSKVNSYTFNSYFKKGYLSYHAGKNYAVVSWDTNPPVLLTSTYSHKGRGMELSELIVFDGRLLTFDDRSGMVFEILNNKMIPWVILTDGNGKVEKGFKSEWATVKDEVLYVGSMGKEWTTAGGDFQSYDPMWIKTINVNGEVQHLSWINQYKAVRGAVGIQWPGYMTHESAVWSAATERWHFLPRRCSSASYNETLDEARGCDRLVTADNYFSSVKAVKITEHKPKFGFSSFKFVPGTRDEVIVALKTTEFEGKTATYITVFKTDGTVLLQDTFVENIKYEGIEFI, encoded by the exons ATGTATGAGTACGACATTGACGACCGCAACATGAAGGGAACCCTCCGGGACTGGCGCAAGGCGCTGCGGACGCCCGCCACCTACCGGGTCGGCAACGCCGTGAGGGTGCAGCCGCAGTTCGTCCTGCTTATGATAATAGTCGGTGCCTTCCTCCTATTCTTGTTCTACTACAACTGGTGGACGGGGCTCAGTGGGCACTACCCCGAGCACCGGTGGTCGCAGGCCCTCCGTCCGTACAACGCTACATATCCCCTCAGTGCTCCTATAGTGTCCAACGATATAGTGACGCTAAAGATTGGCTTAGTCGCCGATCTAGATACAGACTCAAAGAGTAAAGTGAACTCTTATACATTTAACAGTTACTTTAAAAAAGGATATTTAAGTTACCATGCGGGGAAGAACTATGCGGTGGTCTCGTGGGACACGAACCCTCCCGTGTTATTGACTTCAACATATTCCCATAAGGGTAGAGGCATGGAGTTGTCTGAACTGATTGTGTTTGATGGCAGGTTGTTGACCTTTGATGATAGGTCAGGCATG GTATTTGAGATCTTAAACAACAAGATGATACCGTGGGTGATCCTGACGGACGGGAACGGGAAGGTGGAGAAAGGCTTCAAGTCGGAGTGGGCCACCGTTAAGGACGAGGTCTTGTACGTCGGGTCCATGGGCAAGGAGTGGACAACTGCTGGAGGAGACTTCCAGAGCTACGACCCCATGTGGATCAAGACTATCAATGTTAATGGGGAg GTGCAGCACCTGAGCTGGATCAACCAGTACAAGGCGGTGCGCGGCGCCGTCGGCATCCAGTGGCCCGGCTACATGACGCACGAGTCCGCCGTGTGGTCCGCCGCCACTGAGAG ATGGCACTTCCTCCCTCGCCGCTGCAGCTCCGCCTCGTACAACGAGACGCTGGATGAAGCGCGCGGCTGCGACCGCCTCGTCACCGCCGACAACTACTTCAGCAGCGTCAAGGCTGTTAAG ATCACAGAACACAAACCAAAGTTCGGTTTCTCTTCATTCAAATTCGTCCCCGGCACAAGAGACGAGGTCATCGTGGCTCTGAAGACCACAGAGTTCGAAGGCAAGACCGCCACCTACATCACAGTGTTCAAAACTGACGGGACCGTCTTGTTACAAGATACGTTTGTGGAGAATATCAAGTATGAGGGCATTGAGTTTATTTGA
- the LOC105398481 gene encoding apyrase isoform X2 yields the protein MYEYDIDDRNMKGTLRDWRKALRTPATYRVGNAVRVQPQFVLLMIIVGAFLLFLFYYNWWTGLSGHYPEHRWSQALRPYNATYPLSAPIVSNDIVTLKIGLVADLDTDSKSKVNSYTFNSYFKKGYLSYHAGKNYAVVSWDTNPPVLLTSTYSHKGRGMELSELIVFDGRLLTFDDRSGMVFEILNNKMIPWVILTDGNGKVEKGFKSEWATVKDEVLYVGSMGKEWTTAGGDFQSYDPMWIKTINVNGEVQHLSWINQYKAVRGAVGIQWPGYMTHESAVWSAATERWHFLPRRCSSASYNETLDEARGCDRLVTADNYFSSVKAVKITEHKPKFGFSSFKFVPGTRDEVIVALKTTEFEGKTATYITVFKTDGTVLLQDTFVENIKYEGIEFI from the exons ATGTATGAGTACGACATTGACGACCGCAACATGAAGGGAACCCTCCGGGACTGGCGCAAGGCGCTGCGGACGCCCGCCACCTACCGGGTCGGCAACGCCGTGAGGGTGCAGCCGCAGTTCGTCCTGCTTATGATAATAGTCGGTGCCTTCCTCCTATTCTTGTTCTACTACAACTGGTGGACGGGGCTCAGTGGGCACTACCCCGAGCACCGGTGGTCGCAGGCCCTCCGTCCGTACAACGCTACATATCCCCTCAGTGCTCCTATAGTGTCCAACGATATAGTGACGCTAAAGATTGGCTTAGTCGCCGATCTAGATACAGACTCAAAGAGTAAAGTGAACTCTTATACATTTAACAGTTACTTTAAAAAAGGATATTTAAGTTACCATGCGGGGAAGAACTATGCGGTGGTCTCGTGGGACACGAACCCTCCCGTGTTATTGACTTCAACATATTCCCATAAGGGTAGAGGCATGGAGTTGTCTGAACTGATTGTGTTTGATGGCAGGTTGTTGACCTTTGATGATAGGTCAGGCATG GTATTTGAGATCTTAAACAACAAGATGATACCGTGGGTGATCCTGACGGACGGGAACGGGAAGGTGGAGAAAGGCTTCAAGTCGGAGTGGGCCACCGTTAAGGACGAGGTCTTGTACGTCGGGTCCATGGGCAAGGAGTGGACAACTGCTGGAGGAGACTTCCAGAGCTACGACCCCATGTGGATCAAGACTATCAATGTTAATGGGGAg GTGCAGCACCTGAGCTGGATCAACCAGTACAAGGCGGTGCGCGGCGCCGTCGGCATCCAGTGGCCCGGCTACATGACGCACGAGTCCGCCGTGTGGTCCGCCGCCACTGAGAG ATGGCACTTCCTCCCTCGCCGCTGCAGCTCGGCCTCGTACAACGAGACTCTGGACGAG GCGCGCGGCTGCGACCGCCTCGTCACCGCCGACAACTACTTCAGCAGCGTCAAGGCTGTTAAG ATCACAGAACACAAACCAAAGTTCGGTTTCTCTTCATTCAAATTCGTCCCCGGCACAAGAGACGAGGTCATCGTGGCTCTGAAGACCACAGAGTTCGAAGGCAAGACCGCCACCTACATCACAGTGTTCAAAACTGACGGGACCGTCTTGTTACAAGATACGTTTGTGGAGAATATCAAGTATGAGGGCATTGAGTTTATTTGA
- the LOC105398481 gene encoding apyrase isoform X3, with product MYEYDIDDRNMKGTLRDWRKALRTPATYRVGNAVRVQPQFVLLMIIVGAFLLFLFYYNWWTGLSGHYPEHRWSQALRPYNATYPLSAPIVSNDIVTLKIGLVADLDTDSKSKVNSYTFNSYFKKGYLSYHAGKNYAVVSWDTNPPVLLTSTYSHKGRGMELSELIVFDGRLLTFDDRSGMVFEILNNKMIPWVILTDGNGKVEKGFKSEWATVKDEVLYVGSMGKEWTTAGGDFQSYDPMWIKTINVNGEVQHLSWINQYKAVRGAVGIQWPGYMTHESAVWSAATERWHFLPRRCSSASYNETLDEARGCDRLVTADNYFSSVKAVKITEHKPKFGFSSFKFVPGTRDEVIVALKTTEFEGKTATYITVFKTDGTVLLQDTFVENIKYEGIEFI from the exons ATGTATGAGTACGACATTGACGACCGCAACATGAAGGGAACCCTCCGGGACTGGCGCAAGGCGCTGCGGACGCCCGCCACCTACCGGGTCGGCAACGCCGTGAGGGTGCAGCCGCAGTTCGTCCTGCTTATGATAATAGTCGGTGCCTTCCTCCTATTCTTGTTCTACTACAACTGGTGGACGGGGCTCAGTGGGCACTACCCCGAGCACCGGTGGTCGCAGGCCCTCCGTCCGTACAACGCTACATATCCCCTCAGTGCTCCTATAGTGTCCAACGATATAGTGACGCTAAAGATTGGCTTAGTCGCCGATCTAGATACAGACTCAAAGAGTAAAGTGAACTCTTATACATTTAACAGTTACTTTAAAAAAGGATATTTAAGTTACCATGCGGGGAAGAACTATGCGGTGGTCTCGTGGGACACGAACCCTCCCGTGTTATTGACTTCAACATATTCCCATAAGGGTAGAGGCATGGAGTTGTCTGAACTGATTGTGTTTGATGGCAGGTTGTTGACCTTTGATGATAGGTCAGGCATG GTATTTGAGATCTTAAACAACAAGATGATACCGTGGGTGATCCTGACGGACGGGAACGGGAAGGTGGAGAAAGGCTTCAAGTCGGAGTGGGCCACCGTTAAGGACGAGGTCTTGTACGTCGGGTCCATGGGCAAGGAGTGGACAACTGCTGGAGGAGACTTCCAGAGCTACGACCCCATGTGGATCAAGACTATCAATGTTAATGGGGAg GTGCAGCACCTGAGCTGGATCAACCAGTACAAGGCGGTGCGCGGCGCCGTCGGCATCCAGTGGCCCGGCTACATGACGCACGAGTCCGCCGTGTGGTCCGCCGCCACTGAGAG ATGGCACTTCCTCCCTCGCCGCTGCAGCTCGGCCTCGTACAACGAGACTCTGGACGAGGCGCG CGGCTGCGACCGCCTCGTCACCGCCGACAACTACTTCAGCAGCGTCAAGGCTGTTAAG ATCACAGAACACAAACCAAAGTTCGGTTTCTCTTCATTCAAATTCGTCCCCGGCACAAGAGACGAGGTCATCGTGGCTCTGAAGACCACAGAGTTCGAAGGCAAGACCGCCACCTACATCACAGTGTTCAAAACTGACGGGACCGTCTTGTTACAAGATACGTTTGTGGAGAATATCAAGTATGAGGGCATTGAGTTTATTTGA